The Chanos chanos chromosome 6, fChaCha1.1, whole genome shotgun sequence genome includes a region encoding these proteins:
- the or95a1 gene encoding odorant receptor 129-1, whose protein sequence is MQNLTEYTANITTTNGNLTIILKVCVVTPFFCIFMYFILLMLHTFGSHRQFFDSTRYILFAYMLINDTLQVLSSVLLFLFVMANLQFPIVYCAPLLFVSTATFLNTPLILATMSLERYVAIFYPLHRPAAWRVDRIWIIIVTLWIISCILPMVDFILLRPKPGVDVRTTPVPCKTFVLNATPIQTLFKVSLNGLFFATVAIIILFTYIRILLETRKMRQDRTSVVKALNTVLLHGFQLLLSMMAFTFPITENLIVLHISWLQEHISFFNYFCFGMLPRFLSPLIYGLRDESLRFFMRKAMPCSSAQVNPVARAKPLTN, encoded by the coding sequence ATGCAAAACTTGACCGAGTACACAGCCAATATAACTACTACCAACGGGAACCTCACCATCATCCTGAAGGTATGTGTGGTCACTCCATTCTTCTGCATTTTCATGTACTTTATTCTCTTGATGCTCCACACATTTGGCTCCCATAGGCAGTTTTTTGACAGCACGCGCTACATCCTCTTTGCCTACATGTTGATCAACGACACCCTGCAAGTTCTCTCGTCCGTGTTGCTCTTCCTGTTTGTCATGGCCAACTTGCAATTTCCTATTGTCTATTGTGCTCCTCTGCTCTTTGTGTCCACTGCCACCTTCCTGAACACCCCACTCATTCTGGCCACCATGTCTCTGGAACGTTACGTTGCCATCTTCTACCCGCTGCATCGTCCCGCGGCCTGGAGGGTCGATCGGATCTGGATCATCATCGTCACCCTGTGGATAATCAGCTGTATCTTACCTATGGTTGACTTCATACTGCTGAGGCCGAAACCTGGGGTGGACGTCCGGACTACGCCCGTGCCGTGTAAAACGTTTGTCTTAAATGCAACACCTATTCAGACACTATTCAAAGTGTCCCTGAACGGGCTCTTCTTTGCTACCGTGgccatcatcatcctcttcacGTACATTCGCATCCTGCTGGAGACGCGGAAGATGCGACAGGACAGGACGTCTGTGGTAAAGGCTCTGAACACGGTGCTCCTTCATGGCTTTCAGCTGTTGCTCAGCATGATGGCCTTCACCTTCCCAATCACAGAAAACCTTATCGTTCTTCACATCAGTTGGCTGCAGGAACACATTTCTTTCTTCAACTATTTTTGCTTTGGCATGCTTCCTCGTTTTCTCAGTCCCCTTATCTACGGTTTGAGGGATGAAAGCCTGAGGTTCTTCATGAGGAAAGCAATGCCCTGCAGCTCAGCCCAGGTGAACCCTGTGGCAAGAGCCAAACCACTCACAAATTAA
- the LOC115813708 gene encoding uncharacterized protein LOC115813708 isoform X3: MSLKGSTGSSPGLMRVQDVHALHVKGQVRGQFQRITDGKSVNIYKPLVSMSFSGDCFLIGKSGFKASRSTEITLLAVIEELHLAKAKSLSSVLILLDLSTAFNTVNHQILLSALLGWALQDPHSHGSNPTSLNVPTRSLEGIGLLPPPFPDGGPTRFCTLPPKSNHVLQPV; encoded by the exons ATGTCATTAAAAG GATCTACAGGGAGCAGCCCAGGGTTGATGAGGGTACAGGATGTTCATGCTCTACATGTAAAGGGACAAGTGAGAGGTCAGTTTCAGAGGATCACAGATGGCAAATCCGTCAACATTTACAAACCCTTGGTGTCCATGTCTTTCTCAGGAGACTGCTTTCTGATTGGCAAG TCGGGATTCAAAGCCAGCCGCTCCACTGAGATAACCCTCCTCGCAGTCATAGAAGAGCTTCACTTGGCCAAAGCGAAGTcgctcagctctgtcctcatactgctAGACCTCTCCACAGCATTCAACACTGtgaaccaccagattctcctctcagcCCTGTTGGGATGGGCTTTGCAGGATCCGCACTCGCATGGCTCGAATCCTACCAGTCTAAACGTTCCTACCAGGtccttggagggaatcggtctcctccccccgccctttccagatgggggtcccacaaggttctgtactttgCCTCCCAA GTCCAACCACGTGTTGCAGCCTGTTTAG
- the LOC115813708 gene encoding uncharacterized protein LOC115813708 isoform X1, producing MSLKGSTGSSPGLMRVQDVHALHVKGQVRGQFQRITDGKSVNIYKPLVSMSFSGDCFLIGKSISEDILPFISSLINSSLSTGVVPSALKGARVKPLLKKPTLNPAGVRSYRPVSLLPFLSKTLECAVYNQLSPYLLRNNHLDPNQSGFKASRSTEITLLAVIEELHLAKAKSLSSVLILLDLSTAFNTVNHQILLSALLGWALQDPHSHGSNPTSLNVPTRSLEGIGLLPPPFPDGGPTRFCTLPPKSNHVLQPV from the exons ATGTCATTAAAAG GATCTACAGGGAGCAGCCCAGGGTTGATGAGGGTACAGGATGTTCATGCTCTACATGTAAAGGGACAAGTGAGAGGTCAGTTTCAGAGGATCACAGATGGCAAATCCGTCAACATTTACAAACCCTTGGTGTCCATGTCTTTCTCAGGAGACTGCTTTCTGATTGGCAAG tccatcTCTGAGGATATTCTGCCCTTCATTTCCTCCTtaatcaacagctccctgtctactggtGTAGTTCCCTCTGCCCTAAAGggggcacgggtcaagccactgcttaagaagcccactctaaaCCCAGCTGGTGTCAGAAGCTACCGTCCAGTATCTCTTCTaccatttctctctaaaaccctGGAATGTGCagtctataaccaactctctccttaTCTTCTCCGGAACAACCACCTGGACCCAAATCAGTCGGGATTCAAAGCCAGCCGCTCCACTGAGATAACCCTCCTCGCAGTCATAGAAGAGCTTCACTTGGCCAAAGCGAAGTcgctcagctctgtcctcatactgctAGACCTCTCCACAGCATTCAACACTGtgaaccaccagattctcctctcagcCCTGTTGGGATGGGCTTTGCAGGATCCGCACTCGCATGGCTCGAATCCTACCAGTCTAAACGTTCCTACCAGGtccttggagggaatcggtctcctccccccgccctttccagatgggggtcccacaaggttctgtactttgCCTCCCAA GTCCAACCACGTGTTGCAGCCTGTTTAG
- the LOC115813708 gene encoding uncharacterized protein LOC115813708 isoform X2 yields MRVQDVHALHVKGQVRGQFQRITDGKSVNIYKPLVSMSFSGDCFLIGKSISEDILPFISSLINSSLSTGVVPSALKGARVKPLLKKPTLNPAGVRSYRPVSLLPFLSKTLECAVYNQLSPYLLRNNHLDPNQSGFKASRSTEITLLAVIEELHLAKAKSLSSVLILLDLSTAFNTVNHQILLSALLGWALQDPHSHGSNPTSLNVPTRSLEGIGLLPPPFPDGGPTRFCTLPPKSNHVLQPV; encoded by the exons ATGAGGGTACAGGATGTTCATGCTCTACATGTAAAGGGACAAGTGAGAGGTCAGTTTCAGAGGATCACAGATGGCAAATCCGTCAACATTTACAAACCCTTGGTGTCCATGTCTTTCTCAGGAGACTGCTTTCTGATTGGCAAG tccatcTCTGAGGATATTCTGCCCTTCATTTCCTCCTtaatcaacagctccctgtctactggtGTAGTTCCCTCTGCCCTAAAGggggcacgggtcaagccactgcttaagaagcccactctaaaCCCAGCTGGTGTCAGAAGCTACCGTCCAGTATCTCTTCTaccatttctctctaaaaccctGGAATGTGCagtctataaccaactctctccttaTCTTCTCCGGAACAACCACCTGGACCCAAATCAGTCGGGATTCAAAGCCAGCCGCTCCACTGAGATAACCCTCCTCGCAGTCATAGAAGAGCTTCACTTGGCCAAAGCGAAGTcgctcagctctgtcctcatactgctAGACCTCTCCACAGCATTCAACACTGtgaaccaccagattctcctctcagcCCTGTTGGGATGGGCTTTGCAGGATCCGCACTCGCATGGCTCGAATCCTACCAGTCTAAACGTTCCTACCAGGtccttggagggaatcggtctcctccccccgccctttccagatgggggtcccacaaggttctgtactttgCCTCCCAA GTCCAACCACGTGTTGCAGCCTGTTTAG